One Oryzomonas sagensis DNA segment encodes these proteins:
- the gspD gene encoding type II secretion system secretin GspD: MKQYLIRTFCTLLLAGIVCTPPAFAAHGVVLNFNDVDISTMVKFISDLTGKNFVMDDRVKGKISVYSPSKLSTEEAYNVFTSVLELKGFTVVQSGKVLKVVPSASAKTSGFPLLPSGKRPPVNDSYIAQVIKLENISAQEAIPFLQPLVSKDGSISAFGSSNLLVLDGAINLRKIQDILKIIDTEKTREGIEIIYLKNAAAESAAKTIQQWLTGNESKSGGQPGAATGAATASSGQASVLADQRLNALLVFGSDSIKHAVREMVTKLDVPSPEASNKVNVYYLENTDATEMAKVLDGVIKGMSSAAAATTGQAAGTTAAPQTSPFDSGKVTITADKASNSLVIMASPADYNNLVQVIKKLDRRSKQVFVQVLIAEVTLSKSRQVGLQLGTLGVSSISRYFGVAGYYDPFGVLSTIETATSSISSTSGLSSLSTPANIGAVLQALDSNGLVNVLSTPNILTSDNKEAEIVVGQNVPFQGSSTVSSGVTTTSIERKDVGITLKIKPQVSEGDYIRMDLSQEISAIGSTVTVGSGSTDRITTKRSAKTNVVVKDNEMIVIGGLIQDQDDISESKVPFLGDIPGLGWLFKTKTKSKSKTNLMILLTPHIVKDNADLTAVSDTQRAKFGDAAKKVEPVDVQKEIGAK; encoded by the coding sequence TTGAAACAGTACCTGATACGCACATTCTGCACCCTGCTTCTGGCAGGAATAGTATGCACCCCGCCGGCTTTTGCCGCCCATGGGGTGGTGTTGAACTTCAACGACGTGGACATCTCCACCATGGTGAAGTTCATCAGCGACCTGACCGGGAAGAACTTCGTGATGGACGATCGGGTCAAGGGTAAGATCTCGGTCTATTCCCCCTCCAAGCTCTCCACCGAAGAGGCCTACAATGTCTTTACCTCGGTGCTGGAACTGAAAGGTTTCACGGTGGTGCAGAGCGGCAAGGTGTTGAAGGTCGTCCCTTCGGCGAGCGCCAAGACCTCCGGCTTTCCCCTGCTGCCGTCGGGCAAGAGGCCGCCGGTCAACGACAGTTACATCGCCCAGGTGATCAAGCTGGAAAACATCTCGGCCCAGGAGGCGATCCCCTTCCTGCAGCCGCTGGTCTCCAAGGACGGCAGCATCTCGGCCTTTGGCTCCAGCAACCTGCTGGTGCTGGACGGGGCCATCAACCTGCGCAAGATCCAGGATATTTTGAAGATAATCGACACGGAGAAGACCCGTGAGGGGATCGAGATCATCTACCTGAAAAACGCCGCCGCCGAGAGCGCCGCCAAGACTATCCAGCAATGGCTCACCGGCAACGAGAGCAAATCCGGCGGGCAGCCGGGCGCGGCTACGGGCGCGGCTACGGCCTCCAGCGGTCAGGCAAGCGTGCTGGCCGACCAGCGGCTGAACGCCCTCCTGGTCTTCGGCAGCGACAGCATCAAGCATGCGGTGCGGGAGATGGTGACCAAACTGGACGTGCCGTCCCCCGAAGCCAGCAACAAGGTCAACGTCTACTACCTGGAAAACACCGACGCCACCGAGATGGCCAAGGTGCTGGACGGCGTCATCAAGGGGATGAGCAGCGCCGCCGCGGCCACCACAGGACAGGCGGCCGGTACGACGGCGGCGCCCCAGACGTCACCCTTCGACAGCGGCAAGGTCACCATCACCGCGGACAAGGCCTCCAACTCCCTGGTGATCATGGCGTCTCCCGCCGATTACAACAACCTGGTCCAGGTGATCAAGAAGCTGGACCGGCGCAGCAAGCAGGTCTTCGTGCAGGTGCTGATCGCCGAGGTCACGCTCTCCAAGTCGCGGCAAGTAGGCTTGCAGCTCGGCACCCTGGGGGTCAGCAGCATCAGCAGGTATTTCGGCGTCGCGGGGTACTACGACCCCTTCGGCGTCCTCTCCACCATTGAAACCGCCACATCGTCGATTTCGTCCACCAGCGGCCTGTCCAGCTTATCCACGCCGGCCAACATCGGGGCCGTACTCCAGGCCCTTGACTCCAACGGCTTGGTGAATGTCCTCTCCACCCCCAACATCCTGACCTCGGACAACAAGGAGGCCGAGATCGTCGTGGGTCAGAACGTCCCGTTCCAAGGGTCGTCCACGGTCTCCTCCGGGGTCACGACCACCTCCATCGAGCGCAAGGACGTGGGCATCACCCTGAAGATCAAGCCCCAGGTCAGCGAGGGAGACTACATCCGCATGGACCTCTCCCAGGAGATCTCCGCAATAGGCTCCACGGTCACGGTGGGGAGCGGCTCCACGGACCGCATCACCACCAAGCGCTCGGCCAAGACCAACGTCGTCGTCAAGGACAACGAGATGATCGTGATCGGCGGTCTGATCCAGGACCAGGACGACATATCGGAGAGCAAGGTCCCGTTCCTGGGCGACATCCCCGGCCTGGGGTGGTTGTTCAAGACCAAGACCAAGAGCAAGAGCAAGACCAACCTGATGATCCTCTTGACCCCCCATATCGTCAAGGACAACGCCGACCTTACCGCCGTCTCCGACACCCAGCGGGCAAAATTCGGCGATGCCGCCAAGAAGGTCGAACCGGTGGACGTGCAGAAGGAGATCGGCGCGAAATGA
- the gspE gene encoding type II secretion system ATPase GspE — protein sequence MSPSLLPEELAATALRLGIACQPEIAVAEVDPALLARVPLTFARAHAILPLREQEGRIRIALSSPAALLALDELRLLFGKPVEAVLVPDATLGDAINHVYGSLSGTAQEVLQELEGEDLSTVATALNDPQDLLDLADEAPVIRLLNSILSEAVKERVSDIHIEPYERDLVVRFRIDGILYEKLTPPKIIQDALVSRVKIMAGLNIAEKRLPQDGRIRVLVAGRDVDIRVSIIPTYYGERAVLRLLDKKKGVLSLEDIGLGDEGVRTMERVLGRTSGIVLVTGPTGSGKSTTLYAALNRLNTSEKNIITIEDPIEYQIKGIGQIQVNAKIDLTFAAGLRSILRQDPDIIMVGEIRDAETAEIAIQASLTGHLVLSTLHTNDAPTAVTRLVDMGIEPFMIASSLTAVMAQRLVRVICPHCREEYRPVEQYAGITLPERLYRGRGCDKCYGLGTMGRSAIYEIMPVDQEICSMIIKRAHAGEIKEYAVSRGMRTLRDDGMARAAAGVTTIEEVLRVTQEDYADVPV from the coding sequence ATGAGTCCGAGCCTGCTCCCGGAAGAACTGGCCGCCACCGCCCTGCGGCTGGGTATCGCCTGCCAGCCCGAGATCGCGGTGGCCGAGGTCGATCCCGCCCTGTTGGCCCGGGTGCCGCTGACCTTCGCCCGGGCCCACGCCATCCTGCCCCTGCGGGAACAGGAGGGAAGGATCAGGATCGCCCTCTCCAGCCCCGCCGCCCTCCTGGCCCTGGACGAACTCAGGCTTCTGTTCGGCAAACCGGTGGAGGCGGTCCTGGTGCCGGACGCCACCCTGGGAGACGCCATCAACCACGTCTACGGCAGCCTCTCCGGCACCGCCCAGGAGGTACTCCAGGAGTTGGAGGGTGAAGACCTCTCCACGGTGGCCACCGCGCTCAACGACCCCCAGGACCTGCTGGACCTGGCCGACGAGGCCCCGGTCATCCGGCTGTTGAACTCCATCCTCTCGGAAGCGGTCAAGGAACGGGTCAGCGACATCCACATCGAACCCTACGAGCGCGACCTGGTGGTGCGCTTCCGCATCGACGGCATCCTCTACGAAAAGCTGACCCCCCCCAAGATCATCCAGGATGCCCTGGTATCCCGGGTCAAGATCATGGCCGGCCTCAACATCGCCGAGAAGCGCCTGCCCCAGGACGGCCGCATCCGCGTGCTCGTCGCCGGTCGCGACGTGGACATCCGCGTCTCCATCATCCCCACCTACTACGGGGAGCGTGCCGTACTGCGCCTTCTGGACAAGAAAAAAGGGGTGCTCTCCCTGGAGGACATAGGCCTGGGGGACGAAGGGGTGCGCACCATGGAGCGGGTGCTCGGCCGCACCAGCGGCATCGTCCTGGTGACCGGCCCCACCGGCAGCGGCAAATCCACCACCCTCTACGCGGCCTTGAACCGGCTCAACACCAGCGAAAAGAACATCATCACCATCGAAGACCCGATCGAATACCAGATCAAGGGCATCGGCCAGATCCAGGTCAACGCCAAGATCGACCTGACCTTCGCCGCCGGGCTGCGCTCCATCCTGCGCCAGGACCCGGACATCATCATGGTCGGCGAGATCCGCGACGCCGAAACGGCCGAGATCGCCATCCAGGCCAGCTTGACCGGCCACCTGGTGCTCTCCACCCTGCACACCAACGACGCCCCCACGGCCGTAACGCGTCTGGTGGACATGGGCATCGAGCCGTTCATGATCGCCTCGTCCCTGACCGCGGTCATGGCTCAGCGCCTGGTGCGGGTGATCTGCCCCCACTGCCGTGAGGAATACCGGCCGGTGGAACAGTATGCCGGCATCACCCTGCCGGAGCGGCTCTACCGGGGACGCGGCTGCGACAAATGCTACGGTCTGGGCACCATGGGCCGCAGCGCCATCTACGAGATCATGCCGGTGGACCAGGAGATCTGCTCCATGATCATCAAGCGCGCCCATGCCGGGGAGATCAAGGAATACGCCGTATCCCGCGGCATGAGGACCCTGCGGGACGACGGCATGGCCCGGGCGGCGGCCGGCGTCACCACCATCGAAGAAGTACTGCGCGTCACCCAGGAAGACTATGCCGACGTTCCGGTATAA
- the gspF gene encoding type II secretion system inner membrane protein GspF, with protein MPTFRYKAYTGAGATVSGSIEADSERHALADLKGRGLLPREVSEETAGSGASRAFSFKRGITTAELSLFTRRLATLVASSVPLFEAMGSLHEQEENGPLKQVLARVRDRIAEGAALSRALAAEPKIFGESFVSMVSAGEASGALDAVLDRLADFLEEQEQVKSRVVSALAYPILMVLVGSGVMLFLLTVVIPKIVVIFEESKAALPLITVILIKLSHFLRGWWWIPVGLIIGSVSLYRSAMRRDNLRMKRDQLLLRVPVAGGMLQHLLLSRFARVLGLLLSSGVPIIRALEITSEVLVNRVYRAFLREVMEEVSQGGSLSGSLKKSRLFPPMLVHLAGVGERGGTLEEMLLKAGTAYEREFSTRLTRLMGLMEPLLVLGMGLAVGVVVMAVLLPIFEMNQLIK; from the coding sequence ATGCCGACGTTCCGGTATAAGGCATACACCGGCGCCGGGGCCACCGTCTCCGGCTCTATCGAGGCCGACTCCGAACGCCATGCCCTGGCCGACCTCAAGGGCAGAGGGCTTTTGCCGCGGGAGGTCAGCGAGGAGACGGCCGGGAGCGGCGCGAGCCGGGCCTTCTCCTTCAAGCGGGGCATCACTACCGCCGAACTGTCCCTGTTCACCCGGCGCCTGGCCACCCTGGTGGCCTCCTCCGTCCCCCTGTTCGAGGCCATGGGGTCGCTGCACGAGCAGGAGGAAAACGGCCCGCTCAAACAGGTGCTGGCGCGGGTGCGGGACCGGATCGCCGAAGGCGCCGCCCTGTCCCGTGCTCTGGCGGCCGAGCCCAAGATCTTCGGCGAGAGCTTCGTCAGCATGGTGTCTGCCGGCGAGGCCAGCGGCGCCCTCGATGCCGTCCTGGACCGGCTGGCCGACTTTCTGGAGGAACAGGAACAGGTAAAGAGCCGGGTTGTTTCCGCCCTGGCCTACCCGATCCTGATGGTGCTGGTGGGGAGCGGGGTCATGCTCTTCCTCCTGACCGTGGTCATCCCCAAGATCGTGGTCATCTTCGAGGAGAGCAAGGCCGCCCTGCCGCTGATCACGGTGATCCTGATCAAACTGTCCCATTTCCTGCGGGGGTGGTGGTGGATCCCGGTCGGACTGATCATCGGCTCCGTGTCGCTCTACCGTTCCGCCATGCGGCGGGACAACCTGCGCATGAAGCGCGACCAACTGCTGCTCCGGGTGCCGGTAGCCGGCGGCATGCTGCAGCATCTGCTCCTGTCGCGCTTTGCCCGGGTTCTGGGGCTGTTGCTCTCCAGCGGCGTGCCGATCATCCGGGCCCTGGAGATCACCTCCGAGGTGCTGGTCAACCGGGTCTACCGCGCCTTTCTCCGCGAGGTGATGGAAGAGGTCTCCCAGGGGGGGAGCCTGTCGGGGAGCCTGAAGAAGAGCCGCCTGTTTCCCCCCATGCTGGTGCATCTTGCCGGCGTGGGCGAACGGGGCGGGACCCTGGAGGAGATGCTGCTCAAGGCCGGCACCGCCTACGAGCGGGAGTTCAGCACGCGGCTGACCCGCCTGATGGGGTTGATGGAACCGCTGTTGGTCCTGGGCATGGGCCTGGCCGTCGGCGTCGTGGTCATGGCCGTGCTGTTGCCCATATTCGAGATGAACCAGCTAATCAAGTAG
- a CDS encoding glycosyltransferase family 1 protein, whose amino-acid sequence MDFTKMLHKFTVVPSLTDELVALQRVAYNFWWCWEPDAINLFRRLDTELWEATRHNPVEMLGILQQTTLESLKNDEGFMAHLAMVDEKLSDYLAEKTWFQKTCNGSSQMKAAYFSMEFGLHESLPVYSGGLGILAGDHLKSASDLGLPLVGVGLLYRQGYFRQYLNNEGWQQEYYPENDFYNLPLTLERDEQGAPLSIELDFGPRRFKVHIWRVQVGRVPLYLLDTNLEENSPDDRLITAQLYGGDQEMRILQEILLGIGGIRALRALGIIPNVCHMNEGHAAFLALERILLLMEKRGVRFNEALEIVRAGNVFTTHTPVEAGIDHFPADLLDRYFGKYYRSLGLSRDDFLGLGRQNPKNPQETFCMAVLALKLAGHANGVSELHGEVSRKMWKNTWPELPEEQLPLTSITNGVHTRTWMSNHMASLLVRYLGTRWLDDPTDHNVWRRVSKIPDAELWRTRQSCREKLVDFARKRLKEQLVKVGATVKEIATAEEVLDPEVLTIGFARRFATYKRGTLLMRDLDRLARILNNTEMPVQIIFAGKAHPQDQEGKELIRQINQISDLERFRHRIVFIEDYDMAVARHLVQGVDVWLNTPRRPLEASGTSGMKVAFNGGLNMSILDGWWCEGYQGNNGWAIGKGEVYEDTEYQNQVESRAIYDLLEKEIVPHFYDRGSDGIPRSWIATMKASMQSLCPVFSTDRMVQEYAGRSYTPSYQQWKQLVDDNLALALDLARWKERTFKAWPSVRIEDASAQVADAVAVGSLVPVSAKVFLGDLPVEDVAVEGYFGVLDSTGNIQGGETVPLERVTPAGTGLYQFSGTIECRFCGRHGFMLRVMPRHKVLGNVYEPGYLLWG is encoded by the coding sequence ATGGACTTTACCAAGATGCTGCACAAATTCACGGTCGTTCCGTCGCTGACCGACGAGTTGGTTGCGCTCCAGCGGGTCGCCTACAACTTCTGGTGGTGCTGGGAACCGGACGCCATCAACCTCTTCCGCCGCCTGGACACCGAATTGTGGGAAGCCACGCGTCACAACCCGGTGGAGATGCTGGGCATCCTCCAGCAGACCACCCTGGAGAGCCTGAAGAACGACGAAGGCTTCATGGCCCATCTCGCGATGGTGGACGAGAAGCTTTCCGACTACCTGGCGGAGAAAACCTGGTTCCAGAAGACCTGCAACGGCAGTTCCCAGATGAAGGCGGCCTATTTTTCCATGGAGTTCGGGCTGCACGAGTCGCTGCCGGTCTATTCCGGCGGCCTGGGCATCCTGGCCGGCGACCACCTCAAATCGGCCTCCGACCTGGGGCTGCCCCTGGTGGGCGTGGGGCTGCTCTACCGCCAGGGCTACTTCCGCCAGTATCTCAACAACGAGGGGTGGCAGCAGGAGTACTACCCGGAGAACGACTTCTACAACCTGCCCCTGACCCTGGAGCGGGACGAACAGGGAGCCCCGCTCAGCATAGAGCTGGACTTCGGCCCCCGCAGATTCAAGGTGCATATCTGGCGGGTGCAGGTCGGCCGGGTGCCGCTCTACCTCTTGGACACCAATCTGGAGGAGAACAGCCCCGACGACCGCCTGATCACGGCCCAGCTCTACGGCGGCGATCAGGAGATGCGCATCCTGCAGGAGATCCTGCTGGGGATCGGCGGCATTCGCGCCCTGCGCGCCCTGGGGATCATCCCCAACGTGTGCCACATGAACGAAGGGCATGCCGCCTTCCTGGCCCTGGAACGCATCCTGCTCCTGATGGAGAAACGGGGCGTCCGGTTCAACGAGGCCCTGGAGATCGTCAGAGCCGGCAACGTCTTCACCACCCATACCCCGGTGGAGGCGGGCATCGACCATTTTCCCGCCGACCTGCTGGATCGCTATTTCGGCAAATACTACCGCTCCCTCGGCCTGAGTCGCGACGATTTCCTCGGCCTGGGGCGCCAGAACCCGAAGAACCCCCAGGAGACCTTCTGCATGGCGGTACTGGCCCTCAAGCTGGCCGGCCACGCCAACGGCGTCAGCGAACTGCACGGCGAGGTCTCGCGCAAGATGTGGAAGAACACCTGGCCGGAACTGCCCGAGGAGCAATTGCCGCTCACCTCCATCACCAACGGCGTCCATACCCGCACCTGGATGTCCAACCACATGGCCAGCCTGCTGGTGCGCTACCTGGGGACCCGCTGGCTGGACGACCCGACCGACCACAACGTCTGGCGCCGTGTTTCAAAGATCCCGGACGCCGAGTTGTGGCGCACCCGCCAGAGCTGCCGCGAAAAGCTGGTGGATTTTGCCCGCAAGCGTCTCAAGGAACAGCTGGTCAAGGTGGGGGCCACGGTCAAGGAGATCGCCACGGCCGAGGAGGTCCTGGACCCGGAGGTGCTGACCATCGGGTTTGCCCGCCGTTTTGCCACCTATAAGCGCGGCACGCTGCTGATGCGTGACCTGGACCGCCTGGCGCGCATCCTCAACAATACGGAGATGCCGGTGCAGATCATCTTTGCCGGCAAGGCCCACCCCCAGGATCAGGAGGGGAAGGAACTGATCCGCCAGATCAATCAGATCTCCGACCTGGAACGTTTCCGCCACCGGATCGTCTTCATCGAGGACTACGACATGGCGGTGGCCCGCCACCTGGTGCAGGGGGTGGACGTGTGGCTCAACACCCCGCGGCGGCCCCTGGAGGCCAGCGGCACCAGCGGCATGAAGGTGGCCTTCAACGGCGGCCTCAACATGAGCATCCTCGACGGCTGGTGGTGCGAGGGGTATCAGGGCAACAACGGCTGGGCCATCGGCAAGGGCGAGGTCTACGAGGATACGGAGTACCAGAACCAGGTGGAGAGCCGGGCCATCTACGATCTGCTGGAAAAGGAGATCGTTCCCCATTTCTACGACCGGGGCAGCGACGGCATCCCCCGCTCCTGGATCGCCACCATGAAGGCCTCCATGCAGAGCCTCTGCCCGGTATTCTCCACCGACCGCATGGTGCAGGAATACGCCGGACGCTCCTATACCCCTTCCTACCAGCAGTGGAAACAACTGGTGGACGACAACCTGGCCCTGGCCCTAGACCTGGCGCGGTGGAAGGAACGCACCTTCAAGGCCTGGCCGTCGGTGCGCATCGAGGATGCCTCGGCCCAGGTCGCCGACGCGGTGGCGGTGGGCAGTCTCGTACCGGTGTCCGCCAAGGTGTTCCTGGGGGATCTTCCGGTGGAGGATGTGGCGGTGGAGGGGTATTTCGGCGTACTGGATTCAACCGGAAATATCCAGGGAGGGGAAACGGTCCCCCTGGAGCGTGTAACGCCGGCCGGAACCGGCCTCTACCAGTTCAGCGGCACCATCGAATGCCGTTTTTGCGGGCGGCACGGTTTCATGCTGCGGGTCATGCCCCGGCACAAGGTGTTGGGGAATGTGTACGAACCGGGGTATCTGCTCTGGGGATGA
- the gspL gene encoding type II secretion system protein GspL, with product MDYLVIQVESQRVLAARFGVGGTSLSFSGAAEFEITEEQPLPAVAGRIAAGISGGPRIVLCLSPAFFAQREVELPLDNLRKVREVLPGQLQGEIALPVEEVVFDALPLGSGRYLALWARKADLGHAIDTFREAGCEPQVVTSALFAWNFLPECPADAAVCDGTALAIMSEDRVTFARALDAAEPHQGIAATLAALELAEAPLPPRLVIFGEHAAELAAGGDLSLPTERLEMPHALAPLFKTDQAFQHLAGLLAVARACQAGVLPDFRRQELAWTAGDAALRKKLIVTACLSAVAVILLFVSQGLKYRAAKADLTSLDKSIAAIYRGIFPGRPKAVDEVAEVKGEIRKLAGPAEGSSSLDVFKRLAEAKGTTINGLYEAELEGGNLRVKGDARSAQAVNEFKAGLAPFMATVELGEVKSRPDGSVTFTLAGTLKEARK from the coding sequence ATGGACTATCTGGTCATACAGGTCGAATCGCAACGTGTTCTGGCGGCCCGCTTCGGGGTTGGGGGCACGTCCCTCTCCTTTTCGGGGGCAGCCGAATTTGAAATAACCGAGGAGCAGCCGCTCCCCGCCGTTGCCGGCCGGATCGCCGCCGGCATCAGCGGCGGGCCGCGCATCGTGCTCTGCCTCTCTCCGGCGTTCTTCGCCCAGCGGGAGGTGGAATTGCCGCTGGACAACCTGCGCAAGGTGCGGGAGGTGCTGCCGGGGCAGCTGCAGGGGGAGATCGCCCTGCCGGTGGAAGAGGTCGTGTTCGATGCCCTTCCGCTCGGAAGCGGGCGCTACTTGGCCCTGTGGGCGCGCAAGGCCGATCTCGGCCACGCCATCGACACCTTCCGGGAGGCGGGCTGCGAACCGCAGGTGGTCACCTCCGCCCTCTTCGCCTGGAATTTCCTGCCGGAATGCCCCGCCGACGCCGCGGTGTGCGACGGCACCGCCCTGGCGATCATGAGTGAAGACCGGGTGACCTTCGCCCGCGCCCTTGACGCCGCCGAGCCGCACCAGGGGATCGCCGCCACCCTGGCGGCCCTGGAACTGGCGGAGGCGCCGCTCCCTCCCCGGCTGGTCATCTTCGGCGAACACGCGGCCGAACTTGCCGCCGGTGGCGATCTCTCCCTGCCAACGGAGCGGCTGGAGATGCCCCATGCCCTGGCCCCTCTGTTCAAAACCGATCAGGCGTTCCAGCACCTGGCCGGGCTGTTGGCCGTGGCCCGGGCCTGCCAGGCCGGCGTGCTCCCCGACTTCCGCCGGCAGGAGCTGGCCTGGACGGCCGGCGACGCCGCCCTACGGAAAAAACTGATCGTCACCGCCTGCCTTTCGGCCGTGGCGGTCATCCTGCTGTTCGTCTCCCAGGGGCTCAAGTACCGGGCCGCGAAGGCCGACCTGACCTCCCTGGACAAATCCATCGCCGCCATCTACCGGGGGATCTTCCCCGGTCGCCCCAAGGCCGTGGATGAAGTGGCCGAGGTCAAGGGGGAGATCAGAAAGCTGGCCGGCCCAGCGGAGGGGAGTTCCTCTCTCGACGTATTCAAGAGACTGGCCGAAGCCAAGGGTACTACCATCAACGGCCTCTACGAGGCCGAGCTTGAGGGGGGCAACCTGCGGGTAAAGGGTGATGCCCGGTCGGCCCAGGCGGTCAACGAATTCAAGGCGGGCCTGGCGCCGTTCATGGCGACCGTGGAGTTGGGCGAGGTCAAAAGCCGCCCCGACGGCTCCGTGACCTTCACCCTGGCCGGCACGCTCAAGGAGGCCAGGAAATGA
- a CDS encoding general secretion pathway protein GspM, giving the protein MTNLLAELQDFWRDLDRRTRLTAGYCLIALLAVFLVWSALAGRTAALEQKRHAREAVLKELLPLSVAYRTAKQSADQLAGRMASVRPDDSVAKVIDEIGIKGKGVKIAPIKGEERGGMLEDAADVRIDAVTANEAINLIYRLEKGGRPVLVKKVNLRVRFDDPSRLDLALIVALLKPAPGQRK; this is encoded by the coding sequence ATGACGAACCTGCTGGCAGAACTCCAAGACTTCTGGCGCGACCTGGACCGCCGCACCCGGCTTACGGCCGGCTACTGCTTGATCGCCCTCCTGGCCGTCTTCCTCGTGTGGTCGGCCCTGGCCGGCCGGACCGCGGCCCTGGAACAGAAACGCCACGCCCGGGAGGCGGTGCTCAAAGAACTGCTGCCGCTCAGCGTGGCCTACCGCACGGCCAAGCAATCCGCCGACCAGCTTGCCGGTCGCATGGCGTCGGTCCGTCCCGACGATTCCGTCGCCAAGGTCATCGACGAGATCGGCATCAAGGGCAAAGGGGTCAAGATCGCCCCGATCAAGGGGGAAGAGCGGGGCGGCATGCTGGAGGATGCCGCCGACGTGAGGATCGACGCCGTGACCGCCAATGAGGCCATCAACCTGATCTACCGCCTGGAAAAGGGGGGGCGGCCGGTGCTGGTGAAAAAGGTCAACCTGCGGGTCCGTTTCGACGACCCCTCCCGTCTCGACCTGGCCCTGATCGTCGCCCTGCTGAAACCGGCCCCCGGACAGCGCAAATGA
- the gspN gene encoding type II secretion system protein GspN, with the protein MIPRQRLLRVGGLVAGGIALFLVCTYLFLPMQRVNELIGRLLADQGLALTPGAHKTLLPGLAWHQPVLSSDQGTLARFDRLAVRLRLLPLATGHSVVGVTAALGAGHLDLGYGINGPDALELAADGIQLSDIPFFKTVLGATAGGSLWSEGRLTRTRGRVSGDLKLEVKQLAFTGVKLGAFPLPDAANLRCQGMVRVTDGRARLESFTLQGDGLYMRLSGELPSGANAATLPLNLTLEIMPKPEFMDKQKLVFLLLAKFAASPGVYKVPIRGTLLKPVIM; encoded by the coding sequence ATGATACCACGGCAACGCCTGCTGCGGGTGGGCGGCCTGGTGGCGGGGGGCATCGCCCTCTTCCTGGTCTGTACCTACCTCTTCCTGCCCATGCAACGGGTGAACGAACTGATCGGCCGCCTGCTGGCCGATCAGGGACTTGCCCTGACTCCCGGAGCGCACAAAACCCTGCTCCCCGGCCTGGCGTGGCACCAGCCGGTCCTCTCCTCCGACCAGGGGACGCTGGCGCGCTTCGACCGCCTGGCCGTCCGGCTCCGGCTGCTGCCGTTGGCCACGGGGCACTCCGTGGTCGGCGTAACCGCTGCCCTGGGGGCGGGACACCTGGACCTGGGATACGGCATCAACGGCCCTGACGCCCTGGAACTCGCCGCCGACGGCATACAACTGTCGGACATTCCGTTCTTCAAGACCGTCCTGGGTGCCACGGCCGGGGGAAGCCTCTGGAGCGAGGGGCGGCTTACCCGCACGAGGGGCAGGGTGTCCGGCGACCTGAAGCTGGAGGTGAAACAGCTGGCATTCACCGGGGTCAAACTGGGGGCCTTTCCGCTGCCCGACGCCGCCAACCTGCGCTGCCAGGGGATGGTGCGGGTCACGGACGGCCGGGCGCGACTGGAGAGCTTCACCCTGCAGGGGGACGGCCTCTACATGCGGCTGTCGGGGGAACTCCCGAGCGGCGCCAATGCCGCGACGCTGCCGCTCAACCTGACCCTCGAGATCATGCCCAAGCCGGAGTTCATGGACAAACAGAAGCTGGTGTTCCTGCTGTTGGCCAAGTTCGCGGCCTCGCCCGGCGTGTACAAGGTGCCGATCAGGGGAACCCTGCTCAAGCCGGTCATCATGTAA
- the nadD gene encoding nicotinate-nucleotide adenylyltransferase — translation MRIGLMGGTFNPVHLAHLHIADEAREACALDRVVFIPTGDPPHKPLAGEVPFALRSRMVALAISGNPLFELSLVEGERAGKSYSIDTIRAFRERFPRDELYFIIGSDSFLEIGQWYRFREIFAACNLIVVERPGKRIGDPVAALPVAIRAEFSYTSGARRLDHAAGTSVQFLSGCPLDISSSEIRELAAAGRSIAALVPPQVAAYITEQGIYNTCR, via the coding sequence ATGCGAATTGGACTGATGGGGGGCACCTTCAACCCGGTGCACCTTGCCCATCTTCACATAGCGGATGAGGCGCGGGAGGCCTGCGCCCTCGACCGGGTGGTTTTTATCCCGACCGGCGACCCGCCCCACAAACCGTTGGCGGGGGAGGTGCCCTTTGCTCTGCGCAGCCGCATGGTCGCTCTGGCGATCAGCGGCAATCCCTTGTTCGAACTGTCGCTGGTCGAGGGGGAGCGGGCCGGGAAATCCTATTCCATCGATACGATCCGCGCATTCCGGGAGCGGTTTCCCCGGGATGAACTCTACTTCATCATCGGCAGCGATTCGTTCCTGGAGATCGGGCAGTGGTATCGTTTCCGGGAGATCTTCGCCGCCTGCAACCTGATCGTGGTGGAGCGGCCGGGCAAGCGCATCGGCGACCCGGTGGCAGCCCTTCCTGTTGCCATACGGGCAGAGTTCAGCTATACTTCCGGCGCGCGCAGGCTGGACCATGCTGCCGGCACCAGCGTCCAATTCCTTTCCGGCTGCCCGCTGGATATTTCGTCCAGCGAAATCCGCGAGCTGGCGGCGGCGGGACGTTCCATCGCCGCTTTGGTGCCGCCGCAGGTGGCGGCCTACATTACAGAACAGGGGATCTACAACACATGCCGGTAA